TAAGGAAACTGGCAAAAGGAACATTGGAATTCCCTTTCGGCGAGAAATATTAGAGAGCAAAGGAGCTAATTTTGTATTCAATACTGAATCTGTGGAAATTGTACCGGATTTAATACTCAGTGGTGAAATACCCCGCCAGTCATTGTTTGAAAAAGGGGACAAAAATTTAATGATTAAAGATAAAGAGGGATATATTCAGGACAAAATATTGGATGACCAAACTCTATTTATAAAGACAGAAAAAGGATTATTTATTATTTTAGGTTGTTCACACTCAGGCATAATAAATATTATTAATTATGCGATTACAATTACTGGTGAAGAACATATTCATACTATTATTGGGGGTACACATCTTGGGCCTGCGGATGAGCAGACCAGAGAAAAAACCATTGAATCTCTAAAACAATTCGATATTGAAAAAATTGGGGTCTCCCATTGTACTGGACTGGAGATGTCAACACGATTGTTCAATGAATTTGGAAATCGATTCTTTTTTTGTAATGTTGGAAAGGTTGTAGAGATATAATTATAGAATAAAATAAAAAAAGACAAATAATTTTTAAAAATGTTGATAATTCTTCATTAAAATATTAAAATTAATATCGTTATAATATAATTTTTATAAATAAATATAAGAAAAGGAGCAAAGAGAAATGCAAGACTTTTTAGAAAAGAAATTTCAGCTTTCTGAGAATAAAACTGATGTAAAGACTGAAATCATTGCTGGGTTTACTACTTTTATGACCATGGCTTACATTATATTTGTTAATCCAAGTATTTTAAGCGATGCTGGTATGCCATGGAATGGTGTTTTTATTGCTACAATTATGGGAATTATCTTGGGAACTGTTTGTATGGCCTTAATGACCAATTATCCTTTTGCCCTTGCGTCCGGTATGGGTTTAAATGCCTTTTTCGCATATTCGGTAGTTTTGGGAATGGGCGTTAGCTGGCAAATAGCTTTGGGAATTATTTTTCTGGAAGGAGTTCTTTTTATTATTCTTAGTGTAACACCTGTAAGAGAAATGATTATCAACTGTATACCAATGGGATTAAAGGCTTCAATCAGCGCCGGCATTGGTTTGTTTATTGCCTTTATTGGACTGCAGAATGCCGGATTAGTAGTAAATGATGATGCAACCCTGGTTGCTATTGGCAATGTTATGAGCGGCAATGGAATAGTGGCAATAGCAGGTTTGATAATTATGGG
The DNA window shown above is from Atribacterota bacterium and carries:
- a CDS encoding MBL fold metallo-hydrolase, with translation MIAKATVLCENYVDGKAGSIAEHGWAVYLETDRGNFLFDTGQGKGIINNALYFKKDLSQIKGIILSHHHWDHTGGLFDVLQQTGKVNVYSHPHIFKDSFSIKETGKRNIGIPFRREILESKGANFVFNTESVEIVPDLILSGEIPRQSLFEKGDKNLMIKDKEGYIQDKILDDQTLFIKTEKGLFIILGCSHSGIINIINYAITITGEEHIHTIIGGTHLGPADEQTREKTIESLKQFDIEKIGVSHCTGLEMSTRLFNEFGNRFFFCNVGKVVEI